CTCCTGTAAAATAAAATCAATTTTCTTACCAACAGGTTCAGTTGTTTTCTCAAGTTCTTTCTTTAATTGTACCATATGTGAGTCAAGTCTGGAAATCTCTTCTGAGATATCTGACTTGTCAGTGAAAAGAAGTATCTCTTTTAATATATCCTCTTCTTTAAACTGAATGTCCCCTCTTATGGTATCCAGTCTCTCAAGTAGCTTGTCTTTATAATCCTGTACTACTATCTTTTTATATTTTTTAATTTCAGATATTTTTTCTTCAAGAACAGCAACTCTTCCTTTAAGATATTCTTTAAGTCTTGCTCCTTCTTCTTCTCTGGTTTTGATAAATGGAACAAGAAGCTCTCTTAATTTTCCAAGTATAAAATTGCTATATTCCTCGTCATCTGTTTCAACGTCATTTTTCTTAACAACATTTAAATTTCTAACTAAAATATCCATTTTATTAGTGAATTTCTCACCAAATTCCTTTTCCATCTCTGAAAGTACTTTCATATAAGCTTTGCTTTGAGCTTTGTCATAATCAAAAATATTCCCTTCGTCTCTCAGATCAGAAAATTCAATCTTAACATCCAGTGAACCTCTG
The genomic region above belongs to Fusobacterium sp. DD2 and contains:
- a CDS encoding YicC/YloC family endoribonuclease encodes the protein MKSMTGYSKLVYQDENYSLNMQIKSVNNKNLNLKIKLPYSLNFLEGAIRAEIASKVSRGSLDVKIEFSDLRDEGNIFDYDKAQSKAYMKVLSEMEKEFGEKFTNKMDILVRNLNVVKKNDVETDDEEYSNFILGKLRELLVPFIKTREEEGARLKEYLKGRVAVLEEKISEIKKYKKIVVQDYKDKLLERLDTIRGDIQFKEEDILKEILLFTDKSDISEEISRLDSHMVQLKKELEKTTEPVGKKIDFILQEIYRELNTTGVKSNLYDISKLIVESKNELEKIREQVMNIE